The following proteins are encoded in a genomic region of Spirosoma sp. SC4-14:
- a CDS encoding mannose-1-phosphate guanylyltransferase has translation MNHTYVIIMAGGVGTRFWPFSRTSYPKQFHDVLGTGRTLLQQTADRFDGVCPPENIFIVTSALYKDLCQKQLPQLTDEQVLCEPVARNTAPCIAYACYKIAKQDPEANIVVAPADHIILKEEEFQRTIRTALDATKDQDILVTLGIQPSRPDTGYGYIQYIPESGEKIRKVKTFTEKPHLELAQQFVDSGEFVWNAGIFVWNVQSIIKAFETHLPEVAEIFEEGKAAYYTENEATFIDKAYSLTKSISIDNGVMEKAQNVYVVLSDFGWSDLGTWKSLYEVSDKNDDLNVVDGHVLLYDTKNCIIKTPKDRLVAINGLDGFIVAEYDNVLMICRKEDEQKVKAFVADAKEKGAHFV, from the coding sequence ATGAATCATACGTATGTTATCATTATGGCGGGGGGCGTTGGAACACGGTTTTGGCCCTTTAGCCGGACTAGTTATCCGAAGCAATTTCATGATGTGTTAGGCACGGGCCGAACACTACTTCAACAAACCGCCGACCGTTTCGATGGGGTTTGCCCTCCCGAAAATATATTTATCGTTACCAGTGCGCTTTATAAAGACCTTTGCCAAAAACAGTTGCCCCAACTGACCGACGAACAGGTATTATGTGAGCCGGTTGCCCGCAATACGGCTCCCTGCATTGCATATGCGTGCTACAAAATAGCAAAACAAGACCCGGAAGCAAACATCGTTGTTGCTCCTGCCGACCATATTATTCTGAAAGAAGAGGAGTTTCAGCGGACAATCCGTACGGCTCTCGATGCGACAAAAGACCAGGATATTCTGGTTACACTGGGTATTCAGCCGAGCCGCCCTGATACGGGCTATGGTTATATTCAATACATTCCCGAATCAGGTGAAAAGATCAGGAAAGTAAAAACCTTTACCGAAAAACCGCATCTCGAATTAGCCCAACAGTTTGTCGATAGTGGCGAATTTGTCTGGAATGCTGGTATTTTCGTCTGGAATGTTCAGTCGATCATAAAAGCATTCGAAACCCATTTGCCTGAGGTTGCTGAAATTTTTGAAGAAGGAAAAGCAGCCTATTATACTGAAAACGAAGCCACGTTTATCGACAAAGCCTATTCGCTGACGAAGAGCATTTCGATTGACAACGGCGTGATGGAAAAAGCCCAGAACGTTTACGTAGTGCTGAGCGATTTTGGCTGGTCGGACCTGGGAACCTGGAAGTCGCTATACGAAGTATCGGATAAGAACGACGACCTGAACGTAGTAGACGGTCATGTGTTGCTATATGATACGAAGAACTGTATCATCAAAACCCCAAAAGACCGACTCGTAGCCATTAATGGGCTGGATGGATTTATTGTTGCCGAATACGACAACGTGTTGATGATCTGCCGTAAAGAAGACGAACAGAAAGTGAAAGCATTTGTGGCCGACGCCAAAGAAAAAGGCGCACACTTTGTTTAG
- a CDS encoding serine hydrolase: MAFSTYRVAGLTILILCLSVMCLSGFCQSGTSTKLEQLRQQVNQELAKQQGTFAVAFKDLETGQELLIREHEVFHAASTMKTPVMIEVYKQAAQKQLSLSDSLTIKTEFKSIVDGSPYTLDAKTDSDTNIYKYIGTKRTLADLVYDMIIVSSNLATNLVIERVDPKKVTQTMRDLGAKDIQVRRGVEDSKAFSQGLNNTTTAYDLMVIFEKIATGQAVSSEASNDMIRILLDQRFNTKIPAKLPKDVKVAHKTGSITGVLHDSGIVFLPDGRKYVLVLLSKDLKNEPAAENALATVSALIYNYIKG, translated from the coding sequence ATGGCATTTTCTACGTATCGGGTCGCTGGCCTGACCATTCTCATTTTGTGTTTATCCGTAATGTGCCTGTCTGGGTTTTGTCAGTCGGGCACTAGCACTAAGCTCGAACAACTCCGGCAGCAGGTCAATCAGGAACTGGCCAAACAGCAGGGAACCTTTGCCGTTGCGTTTAAAGATCTTGAAACAGGTCAGGAATTGTTGATTCGGGAGCACGAGGTATTTCATGCGGCCAGTACCATGAAAACACCCGTTATGATTGAAGTGTATAAACAGGCAGCTCAAAAGCAGTTGTCGCTGAGTGATTCGCTTACTATAAAAACAGAATTTAAAAGCATTGTCGACGGCAGTCCCTACACGCTGGATGCAAAAACCGATAGCGATACCAATATCTATAAATACATTGGCACCAAACGCACACTGGCCGATCTGGTCTACGATATGATTATTGTGAGTAGCAATCTGGCTACTAATCTGGTTATCGAACGCGTCGATCCCAAAAAAGTAACCCAAACCATGCGTGATCTGGGCGCGAAGGATATTCAGGTGCGTCGGGGTGTCGAAGATTCAAAAGCGTTTTCGCAAGGGCTGAACAATACTACCACGGCCTACGATCTGATGGTAATTTTTGAGAAGATTGCGACCGGGCAAGCCGTTAGTTCCGAGGCCTCCAACGACATGATCCGAATATTGCTCGATCAGCGATTCAATACCAAAATCCCGGCTAAGCTACCGAAAGATGTGAAAGTGGCTCATAAAACGGGCTCAATCACGGGCGTTCTGCACGACTCCGGTATTGTTTTCCTACCCGATGGCCGCAAATATGTGCTGGTATTACTATCGAAAGATCTTAAGAACGAACCAGCGGCCGAAAATGCGCTGGCTACCGTTTCAGCGCTAATTTATAACTACATAAAAGGCTAA
- the bla gene encoding subclass B1 metallo-beta-lactamase has product MKYLNLVLLLLGITQQLAAQSSINIERIAPSVYVHTSYKSLGGQPFPSNGLLVETRKGVVLIDTPWDTVQTLQLLDWVSTNLKKPVVLAIATHFHDDRLAGTEILRQHGAQVVATPLTAKLAKEEGNPVPDAVLPNDSTITVGGMRFETFFPGPGHAPDNIVVWLPKQKILFGGCLVKSVEATGIGNIADANLSQWPLAIQRIHERYPTIKMIVPGHQGWKTTESSIAIPFGHPALQRTLNLLERKGG; this is encoded by the coding sequence ATGAAGTATCTGAACCTTGTCCTGTTATTATTGGGTATTACACAGCAACTAGCAGCCCAATCATCGATTAACATTGAACGGATTGCACCGTCTGTTTATGTACATACGTCATACAAATCCCTGGGAGGGCAACCGTTTCCGTCAAACGGCCTGCTGGTTGAAACCAGAAAAGGCGTTGTTCTGATCGATACGCCGTGGGATACAGTGCAGACACTTCAGTTGCTGGATTGGGTAAGCACAAATCTCAAGAAGCCTGTTGTGCTTGCCATTGCAACGCATTTTCACGACGACCGACTGGCCGGAACCGAAATCTTACGCCAGCACGGAGCCCAGGTTGTTGCTACGCCACTTACCGCTAAACTGGCCAAAGAAGAAGGCAATCCGGTTCCCGATGCCGTTCTGCCTAACGACTCTACGATAACAGTGGGCGGAATGCGATTCGAAACGTTTTTCCCCGGCCCTGGTCATGCTCCCGACAACATTGTGGTCTGGTTGCCGAAACAAAAGATTTTATTTGGCGGGTGCCTCGTAAAAAGTGTAGAAGCTACTGGCATTGGAAATATTGCCGACGCAAACCTCAGCCAATGGCCCCTGGCCATACAGCGTATTCACGAACGTTATCCGACCATCAAAATGATTGTTCCGGGCCATCAGGGTTGGAAAACCACCGAGTCATCCATTGCCATTCCATTCGGGCATCCAGCCCTACAGCGCACGCTGAATCTGCTGGAACGAAAAGGCGGTTGA
- a CDS encoding cyclase family protein, protein MQKRVKFDFEIYFTNGGSLKGNDFRLDIDGDTISDQALIDHIITDLRLLMVGQARILTKEIIAEAHKRKAIAETGKQTHLIDLSHTIENGLVTYKGLPAPIVCDYLSRENSRQFYETGTEFQIGKIEMVTNTGTYLDCPFHRFAHGNDLSEVGLDAFADLEGVVIRVPHTESLAITEDYLRNYEIRNRAVLVHTGWDQFWNTETYYENHPFLTAEAATYLRDCGVKLVGIDSHNIDDTRGRSRPVHTTLLGADILIVEHLCNLALVPAGGFLFSAVPPKFKGVGTFPVRAFAKIR, encoded by the coding sequence ATGCAAAAGCGCGTTAAATTCGATTTCGAAATTTATTTCACCAACGGCGGTAGTTTAAAAGGCAACGATTTTCGGCTGGATATTGACGGCGATACTATTTCTGATCAGGCTCTTATCGATCATATCATTACTGATTTGCGGCTACTGATGGTTGGGCAAGCCAGAATTCTGACTAAAGAAATCATTGCAGAAGCCCATAAGCGAAAGGCAATTGCCGAAACGGGCAAACAAACCCATCTGATCGACCTGAGCCATACGATCGAAAATGGCCTTGTTACCTATAAAGGTTTACCTGCTCCTATTGTTTGCGACTACCTCAGTCGCGAAAATTCCCGCCAGTTTTACGAAACAGGCACCGAATTTCAGATCGGCAAAATTGAAATGGTAACCAATACGGGCACCTATCTGGATTGCCCATTCCATCGCTTCGCCCACGGAAACGACCTTTCAGAAGTCGGACTAGACGCTTTTGCCGATCTGGAAGGTGTTGTTATTCGGGTTCCGCACACCGAATCGCTGGCCATTACCGAGGATTATCTGCGCAACTATGAGATTAGAAATCGCGCTGTTTTAGTTCACACCGGCTGGGATCAATTCTGGAATACTGAAACCTATTACGAGAACCATCCCTTTCTAACTGCCGAAGCGGCCACTTATCTGCGCGATTGCGGAGTAAAACTTGTGGGTATCGATTCGCATAACATCGACGATACGCGGGGTAGAAGCCGCCCTGTACATACGACACTGTTAGGAGCCGATATTCTGATCGTTGAGCATTTATGTAATCTGGCCTTAGTGCCCGCCGGTGGTTTTTTGTTCAGTGCCGTTCCTCCAAAATTTAAGGGGGTTGGCACATTTCCGGTACGTGCGTTCGCTAAAATCCGGTAG
- a CDS encoding DinB family protein: MNRYRVLIDYTIRANQVSLTQVRNFSQSEFEKELGGSFPSLKLTFRHLLESDYLWLKRWQGEPLSTIPSDWNTETAESLAAIWQPLQQAIQTYSNGISANQLDEIVQFTTRTGKTFSLPLWQTISHVANHGTYHRGQITNMVRMLGHKPVNTDLFAFYNEQNQLEQTINPSQPS; this comes from the coding sequence ATGAATCGATACCGCGTTTTGATCGATTATACGATCAGGGCTAATCAGGTTAGCCTGACTCAGGTTCGTAATTTTTCTCAGAGCGAGTTCGAAAAAGAACTTGGGGGTAGTTTTCCGTCGCTTAAACTAACGTTTCGCCATCTGCTTGAATCCGACTATCTCTGGCTGAAACGCTGGCAGGGCGAACCGCTGAGCACGATTCCCAGCGACTGGAATACCGAAACCGCCGAATCGCTTGCGGCTATCTGGCAACCACTCCAACAGGCGATTCAGACGTACAGCAACGGAATCTCCGCCAACCAGTTGGACGAAATTGTGCAGTTTACGACCCGCACCGGCAAAACCTTTTCGCTACCGCTCTGGCAAACAATCAGCCATGTTGCCAATCATGGAACCTATCACCGTGGGCAAATCACAAACATGGTTAGAATGCTGGGACATAAACCTGTGAATACGGATTTGTTCGCTTTTTATAACGAACAAAATCAACTTGAACAGACGATCAACCCCAGCCAACCGTCTTAA
- the thiL gene encoding thiamine-phosphate kinase — MTDLNTIGELGLIERIRQATPTPTHAETIRGIGDDAAVFEWGNDYGLLATDMLVEGIHFDLMYVPLKHLGYKAVAVNVSDIAAMNGLPLQITVNIGLSSRFTVEAVEELYAGIRAACQAYNVDLVGGDTTSSRSGLIISISVLGKVPKALITYRNTAQPNDVLCVTGDLGAAYLGLQLLEREKQVFLADPSMQPNLSEERSYLVQRQLRPEARTDIVHELRDLGVRPTAMIDISDGLASELLHICHQSGTGAVIFDENIPIDDQTYLTADEFMLSPVTAALNGGEDYELLFTVRPQEFDKLAANAHITAIGYLTNDPKQIVLATKAGQQTPIRAQGWESIKA; from the coding sequence ATGACTGATCTAAATACAATAGGGGAACTCGGCCTGATCGAACGCATTCGGCAAGCAACACCAACTCCAACTCATGCCGAAACCATTCGGGGCATTGGCGACGATGCCGCTGTTTTTGAGTGGGGAAACGATTATGGCCTTCTGGCTACCGATATGCTGGTAGAAGGCATCCATTTCGATTTGATGTATGTTCCGCTGAAGCACCTGGGCTACAAAGCCGTAGCCGTCAATGTGTCCGACATTGCCGCCATGAACGGCCTGCCCCTTCAAATTACTGTAAATATCGGGCTAAGCAGCCGCTTCACCGTAGAAGCGGTAGAAGAACTCTATGCTGGCATTCGGGCTGCCTGTCAGGCCTATAATGTTGATCTGGTGGGGGGCGATACAACATCGTCGCGATCGGGACTGATTATTTCCATTTCGGTTTTAGGTAAGGTCCCCAAAGCTCTCATCACATACCGAAATACCGCTCAACCCAACGATGTTCTTTGCGTAACCGGCGATCTGGGCGCTGCTTATCTGGGATTGCAATTGCTGGAGCGCGAAAAACAGGTCTTTCTGGCCGATCCGAGTATGCAGCCAAACCTGTCGGAAGAGCGCTCTTACCTGGTTCAGCGTCAGCTACGGCCAGAAGCACGCACCGATATTGTTCATGAGTTGCGCGACTTAGGCGTTCGCCCAACCGCTATGATTGATATTTCGGACGGGTTAGCTTCGGAGTTGCTCCACATTTGTCATCAGTCGGGTACGGGGGCCGTCATTTTTGATGAGAATATTCCAATTGATGATCAGACCTATTTGACCGCCGACGAGTTTATGCTCAGCCCCGTAACAGCAGCCCTAAATGGTGGTGAAGATTATGAATTATTGTTTACGGTGCGCCCACAGGAATTCGACAAGCTCGCGGCCAATGCCCATATTACGGCAATTGGTTATCTAACAAATGATCCAAAACAAATTGTGCTGGCTACAAAAGCTGGCCAACAGACCCCCATTCGGGCGCAGGGTTGGGAAAGTATAAAGGCATAA
- a CDS encoding cytochrome b5 domain-containing protein translates to MSIDSSLLKNYTRSQLALRNGSDREEIWCAYQGIIYDVSASRLWRNGKHYEHWAGQDLTAELVDAPHADWVFTRFPAVGRLV, encoded by the coding sequence ATGTCCATAGACTCATCTTTGTTGAAAAATTATACCCGATCGCAACTGGCTCTTCGTAATGGGTCAGACCGCGAAGAAATCTGGTGTGCCTATCAGGGAATTATTTACGATGTCTCGGCCTCGCGCTTGTGGCGTAATGGCAAACATTACGAACACTGGGCGGGCCAGGACCTTACTGCCGAACTCGTTGATGCGCCCCATGCTGATTGGGTCTTTACCCGATTTCCTGCTGTGGGGCGGCTTGTCTAA
- a CDS encoding BadF/BadG/BcrA/BcrD ATPase family protein, giving the protein MTTMLIADSGSTKTDWRLVWPDGTTRAIQTNGFNPYYQTTEQITAALQEQLVPELNRATVSSVFFYGAGCSGPTVNYKIEDSLRAVLPDLITVDVNSDMLGAARGASGREPGIVCILGTGSNACCYDGNQISRGIQTLGFWLGDEGSGGYLGKTLVRDFFQERLPGHLAEEFQRQYALDRPTLLENAYQKPFPNRYFAAFTPFLSKHPDEPYVSRLVTDSFVLFLSIYITRFPETKEWPVHFVGSIAYYFDSYLKEAVQQTGLIMGKLLKAPVSKLVDFHQQTM; this is encoded by the coding sequence ATGACTACTATGCTGATTGCCGACAGCGGTTCTACAAAAACTGATTGGCGGCTTGTATGGCCCGACGGCACTACTCGCGCTATACAAACGAATGGTTTTAACCCCTATTATCAAACAACCGAACAAATTACCGCTGCTTTGCAAGAGCAATTGGTGCCTGAACTGAATCGTGCGACTGTGTCGTCCGTATTTTTTTATGGTGCGGGTTGTAGTGGACCAACTGTGAACTACAAAATAGAAGATTCCTTACGGGCAGTTTTGCCCGATTTAATCACTGTCGATGTCAATAGTGATATGCTGGGGGCTGCTCGGGGCGCGTCGGGCCGGGAGCCGGGCATCGTGTGTATTCTGGGTACTGGTTCAAATGCCTGTTGTTACGACGGCAATCAGATTTCGCGGGGTATTCAAACGCTGGGTTTCTGGCTGGGCGATGAAGGAAGCGGAGGATATCTGGGTAAAACGCTCGTCCGCGATTTTTTTCAGGAGCGTTTGCCGGGCCATCTGGCCGAAGAGTTTCAACGCCAGTATGCCCTCGACCGACCCACGTTGTTGGAAAATGCTTACCAGAAACCATTTCCTAATCGTTATTTTGCGGCCTTCACCCCCTTTTTATCGAAACACCCGGACGAGCCATATGTTAGTCGGCTAGTGACAGATTCGTTTGTTTTATTTTTATCGATATACATAACTCGTTTTCCGGAAACCAAAGAATGGCCCGTTCATTTTGTAGGCTCTATCGCTTATTATTTTGATAGCTACCTGAAAGAAGCGGTTCAGCAGACTGGCTTAATTATGGGGAAGCTGCTAAAAGCGCCCGTCAGTAAGCTGGTTGATTTTCATCAGCAAACTATGTGA
- a CDS encoding ferredoxin--NADP reductase has product MANRYFLKVKEVVRETPDAVTITFWHPLNEEVRYQPGQFLTFLLTVDGQKVRRSYSMASSPHVDVSLAVSVKRVPGGLVSNYLYEQVKPGDILETLEPMGTFVPKLEVQNQRTIILIGAGSGITPLFSMAKSALHIEPKSRVWLIYGNRNQDSIIYKAHLDAMEQGYGQQRFRVTHVLSQPNSGWMGIEGRLNQHTITKLLDSLPSSERQNASVYLCGPDGMMAEARSALALVGVPTDRVFKESYVTAPVPAGEVIEDPISAGDEGSPEVTILYEGSEYKFAVAPHQTILEAALDLDIDLPYSCQAGMCTACMGRCISGKVKLDEEDGLSESELKAGYVLTCVAHPVGRDVVIEIE; this is encoded by the coding sequence ATGGCAAATCGGTATTTTTTGAAAGTAAAAGAGGTTGTGCGGGAGACACCGGACGCCGTCACAATAACCTTCTGGCATCCGCTCAATGAAGAAGTACGTTATCAGCCCGGCCAGTTTCTAACATTTCTGCTGACCGTAGACGGGCAAAAAGTGCGTCGTTCCTATTCAATGGCCTCGTCACCGCATGTCGATGTCTCACTGGCTGTCTCAGTAAAACGAGTGCCCGGTGGGCTGGTATCCAATTATCTGTACGAACAGGTTAAGCCCGGCGATATTCTCGAAACGCTGGAGCCAATGGGAACGTTTGTGCCAAAACTGGAAGTACAAAACCAGCGGACTATTATATTGATTGGGGCAGGTAGTGGCATTACGCCCCTATTTTCGATGGCGAAATCGGCGTTGCATATAGAGCCAAAGAGTCGTGTGTGGCTTATTTACGGCAACCGCAATCAGGATTCAATTATTTATAAGGCGCATCTCGATGCAATGGAGCAGGGATATGGGCAGCAGCGTTTCCGGGTCACGCATGTGTTGAGCCAGCCAAACAGTGGCTGGATGGGGATCGAGGGGCGACTTAATCAGCATACGATCACGAAATTGCTCGATTCTCTGCCCTCGTCTGAGCGTCAGAATGCCAGTGTTTACCTGTGCGGCCCTGATGGTATGATGGCCGAAGCTCGTTCGGCGTTAGCGCTGGTTGGCGTTCCAACTGACCGTGTCTTTAAAGAAAGCTACGTTACGGCTCCTGTGCCGGCTGGCGAAGTGATTGAAGATCCCATCTCGGCTGGCGACGAAGGTTCGCCAGAGGTAACAATTTTGTATGAAGGTAGTGAATATAAATTCGCCGTTGCCCCTCACCAGACCATTCTGGAAGCGGCTCTGGATCTGGATATTGATCTACCCTATTCGTGTCAGGCGGGTATGTGTACGGCCTGTATGGGCCGGTGTATATCGGGTAAGGTCAAGCTCGACGAAGAAGATGGCCTGTCTGAATCTGAACTAAAGGCGGGTTATGTGCTTACCTGTGTAGCCCACCCCGTAGGCCGCGATGTGGTTATCGAAATCGAATAA